Proteins co-encoded in one Lates calcarifer isolate ASB-BC8 linkage group LG17, TLL_Latcal_v3, whole genome shotgun sequence genomic window:
- the elovl1b gene encoding elongation of very long chain fatty acids protein 1b produces MLQEIQEFGSHAMDIYDYLLAGVDPRLKDYPLMQSPVPMTAILLCYLFFVLYLGPRIMANRKPFQLKEAMIVYNFLLVALSIFIVYEFLMSGWATTYTWRCDAIDTSDSPQALRMVRVAWLFWFSKIIELIDTIFFVLRKKHSQITFLHIFHHSFMPWTWWWGVGYAPGGMGSFHAMVNSSVHVVMYFYYGLAAAGPSFQKFLWWKKYMTAIQLIQFVLVSLHATQYYFMDSCDYQFPMIIHLIWMYGTFFFVLFSNFWIQAYVKGKRLPKQDIKQCQNGTAVYTNGKYHENGKHHENGTSNGITHGVTNGTSNGSAHHENGSAHMGKMKKA; encoded by the exons ATGCTTCAAGAGATTCAGGAGTTTGGCTCACACGCCATGGATATCTATGACTACCTCTTGGCAGGAGTTG ATCCGCGGCTGAAGGACTACCCATTGATGCAGAGTCCTGTTCCCATGACCGCGATATTGCTGTGCTACCTGTTCTTTGTACTGTACCTAGGACCTCGCATAATGGCCAATCGCAAGCCCTTCCAGCTAAAGGAAGCCATGATAGTCTACAACTTCCTGCTAGTGGCGCTGTCGATATTCATTGTCTATGAA TTCTTGATGTCTGGTTGGGCCACAACATATACCTGGCGATGCGATGCAATTGATACCTCTGACAGTCCTCAAGCACTACGA ATGGTTCGGGTGGCCTGGTTGTTCTGGTTCTCCAAGATTATTGAGCTCATCGACACT ATCTTCTTTGTGTTGAGGAAAAAGCACAGCCAGATCACCTTCCTACACATCTTTCACCACTCCTTCATGCCCTGGACCTGGTGGTGGGGAGTCGGCTATGCCCCTG GTGGAATGGGATCTTTCCATGCCATGGTGAATTCATCTGTCCACGTTGTCATGTATTTCTACTATGgccttgctgctgctggaccAAGCTTCCAGAAGTTtttgtggtggaagaaatacatGACTGCCATTCAGCTC ATCCAGTTTGTCCTGGTTTCTCTCCACGCTACCCAGTATTACTTCATGGACAGCTGCGACTACCAGTTCCCCATGATCATCCACCTCATCTGGATGTACGGAACCTTCTTCTTCGTCCTTTTCTCCAATTTCTGGATCCAGGCTTACGTGAAGGGTAAGAGGTTGCCCAAACAGGACATTAAGCAGTGTCAGAACGGCACAGCTGTGTACACCAACGGCAAATACCACGAGAACGGCAAACACCACGAGAACGGCACCAGCAACGGCATCACCCATGGAGTCACCAACGGCACCAGCAACGGCTCTGCTCACCACGAGAATGGCAGCGCTCACATGGGCAAGATGAAGAAGGCCTAG
- the zfyve9b gene encoding zinc finger FYVE domain-containing protein 9 isoform X1 gives MLKFFSARDDENESLLGAITEDEGDNPSLQDTKHHWLNRPCLLVLKDGDVSKPGLGCGQIRPESPSKATSDATVRAPFATCEQKPSEHPAKTASPSQLEEGSCTVTAISSWGGSCVGESSSPLVLSPAEAAWPEEEEEVEVEEKKAQALPSKEDSVIEEKELEESGLEQQQEQPCSSEATATPSALSHEEAYGRVSRESQFKMAKSDRRDEANTSKALASGEGAAGDSAASPGDPDNECQPSPAGILSKDRGSVLGEVAPVWVPDAQAQVCMKCGVKFTFTKRRHHCRACGKVFCALCSNLKFRLTHLDGKEGRVCVSCHSTLVKRTPPRGKRRVWFADEILTNKQSESAPTTPVRGPTFSPLMRRALGGPVKSPVGSPQIRRTLRPHGTSINEACGPYGWGTTALVSSSANLIPLDGLPPILTSTGVKGDYTVEEQPSEILLIQELESGRPKPLVFVLNANLLAMVKLVNYVNRKCWCVTTKGMHAVGQVEVVVLLQCLPEEKSFPKDIFSHFIQLYRDTLTGKIVKHLSLSLFGSCFLGSEEHAGFLYVQSTLQSLQGLPLPNQPYLFGLLVHRAEVAWAKAFPLRLMLRLGAEYRFYPCPLYSVRFRKPLFGDIGHTIMRLLVDFRNYRYSLPMVPGLTVDLEAQRTLIKIPTTGYNELMKALNKSNEHVLAIGACFNETADSHLICVQGDSGQYQTQAISIHNQPRKVTGSCFFIFSSALKASAGYLAKSSIVEDGLMVQITVETMAELRRSLREIKDYTVTCGRLDQSDSQELVCVQWVEEKCTVNKGVISPIDGKSMESISSTKMFQKSEYKENGKIIRWTEVFFLQRGDHPKGGASDSAEHNRLTERIARAFCLALCPHLKLLKEDGMAKLGLRVTFDSQEVGFVAGSNGQPLPARYLNALDSVLIPVIHSRGRKRGDEPIVMELIFYILENIT, from the exons ATGCTGAAGTTCTTCTCCGCGCGGGATGACGAGAATGAAAGCCTCCTAGGAGCAATAACAGAGG ATGAAGGAGACAATCCGTCTCTTCAGGACACCAAGCATCACTGGCTGAACAGGCCCTGTCTGCTGGTGCTCAAAGATGGGGATGTGTCAAAACCTGGACTGGGCTGCGGACAGATCAGACCAGAATCTCCGTCTAAAGCCACCTCGGACGCAACAGTCAGAGCCCCGTTTGCAACATGTGAGCAGAAACCGTCTGAACATCCTGCCAAAACTGCTTCGCCGTCCCAGCTGGAGGAGGGCAGCTGCACTGTGACCGCCATCTCCTCATGGGGTGGGAGTTGCGTTGGGGAGTCATCGAGCCCTCTGGTACTGAGCCCTGCTGAAGCTGCGTGgccagaagaggaggaagaggtggaggtggaggagaagaaagccCAGGCTCTGCCATCCAAGGAGGACTCTGTGATTgaggagaaggagctggaggagagcgggctggagcagcagcaggagcagcccTGCAGCTCGGAGGCAACTGCAACGCCTTCTGCTCTCTCACATGAGGAGGCGTATGGCAGGGTGTCCAGGGAGAGTCAGTTTAAGATGGCCAAATCTGACAGAAGGGATGAGGCAAACACCAGCAAGGCCCTGGCAAGTGGGGAGGGAGCTGCGGGAGACTCTGCAGCTTCCCCTGGGGATCCTGATAATGAGTGCCAGCCGAGCCCCGCTGGTATCCTGTCCAAGGATCGAGGCAGTGTCCTTGGGGAGGTAGCACCGGTGTGGGTTCCTGATGCTCAGGCGCAGGTGTGCATGAAGTGTGGAGTAAAGTTTACATTCACTAAGAGGAGGCACCACTGCCGTGCTTGTGGGAAG GTATTCTGTGCACTCTGCTCCAATCTGAAGTTCAGACTTACACATCTGGATGGCAAGGAGGGACGAGTTTGCGTTTCCTGTCACTCAACTCTCGTCAAAA GGACACCTCCGAGGGGAAAAAGGAGGGTGTGGTTCGCTGACGAAATCCTCACCAATAAGCAGTCAGAGTCTGCCCCGACAACGCCGGTCAGAGGGCCAACGTTCTCACCGCTGATGAGGCGAGCGCTGGGTGGGCCGGTTAAAAGTCCTGTGGGTTCACCGCAAATCAGGAGAACCTTGCGGCCACACGGGACGTCCATCAAT GAGGCCTGTGGTCCTTATGGCTGGGGCACCACAGCTTTAGTGAGCAGCTCTGCCAACCTCATCCCCCTGGATGGCCTGCCTCCCATCCTCACCTCCACAGGAGTTAAAGGAG ATTACACTGTGGAGGAGCAGCCCTCTGAGATCTTGCTCATTCAGGAGCTGGAGAGCGGCAGGCCCAAACCCCTGGTGTTTGTCCTCAATGCCAACCTACTTGCTATGGTCAAGCTGGTCAACT ATGTTAACAGGAAGTGCTGGTGCGTGACGACAAAGGGGATGCACGCTGTGGgccaggtggaggtggtggtgctgctgcagtgCCTGCCTGAAGAGAAGAGTTTCCCCAAAGACATTTTCAGCCACTTCATCCAGCTGTACAGGGACACCCTCACAG GGAAGATTGTGAAACACCTGTCGCTCTCCCTGTTCGGCAGTTGCTTCTTAGGCAGTGAGGAGCACGCAGGCTTCCTGTATGTTCAGTCCACTCTCCAGTCCCTTCAAGGTCTACCTCTGCCAAACCAGCCTTACCTCTTCGGCCTGCTGGTCCACAGAGCAGAGGTGGCCTGGGCTAAAGCCTTTCCCTTGCGTCTCATGCTGCGACTGGGGGCAGAGTACAGAT tttaccCATGTCCTCTGTACAGCGTGCGCTTTAGGAAACCCTTGTTTGGGGACATAGGTCACACTATAATGAGACTACTGGTG GACTTTAGGAATTACCGTTACAGCCTACCAATGGTGCCGGGGCTCACTGTGGATCTAGAGGCTCAGAGGACCTTAATAAAGATACCAACCACTGGGTATAATGAG CTGATGAAGGCTTTGAATAAGTCCAATGAGCATGTGCTGGCCATAGGGGCGTGCTTCAATGAGACTGCAGACTCCCACCTCATCTGCGTGCAAGGAGACAGTGGCCAGTACCAGACCCAAGCCATCAGCATCCACAATCAGCCACGCAAAG ttactgGATCATGCTTTTTTATATTCAGCAGTGCTCTTAAAGCATCTGCAGGATACCTGGCCAAGTCCAGCATTGTAGAAG ATGGGCTAATGGTGCAGATCACTGTGGAAACCATGGCGGAGCTCCGCCGGTCGCTACGGGAGATAAAAGACTACACCGTCACCTGTGGACGCCTTGACCAATCAGACAGCCAGGAACTTGTTTGTGTACAATGGGTGGAGGAGAAATGCACTGTGAATAAGGG AGTTATAAGCCCCATTGATGGGAAATCCATGGAGTCCATCAGCAGCACGAAGATGTTCCAGAAGTCAGAATACAAAGAAAATGGGAAAATCATCCGCTGGACAGaa GTGTTTTTCCTGCAGAGGGGGGATCATCCCAAAGGAGGAGCGTCTGACTCTGCCGAACACAACCGGCTAACGGAGCGAATTGCCCGGGCCTTTTGCTTGGCGCTGTGTCCGCACCTCAAACTACTCAAAGAGGATGGGATGGCCAAACTGGGGCTGCGTGTTACGTTTGACTCTCAAGAG GTGGGATTTGTGGCTGGGAGCAACGGGCAGCCCCTCCCAGCTCGGTACCTCAACGCTCTGGACAGCGTGCTGATCCCTGTCATACACAGCAGGGGGCGCAAGAGGGGCGATGAGCCCATCGTGATGGAGCTTATCTTTTACATCCTAGAGAACATCACTTAG
- the LOC108877410 gene encoding transcription factor BTF3 homolog 4, giving the protein MNQEKLAKLQAQVRIGGKGSARRKKKVVHRTATADDKKLQSSLKKLAVNNIAGIEEVNMIKDDGTVIHFNNPKVQASLSANTFAITGHAETKQLTEMLPGILSQLGADSLSSLRKLAEQFPRQALDSKAPKAEDIEEEDDDVPDLVENFDEASKNEAN; this is encoded by the exons ATGAATCAAGAAAAATTGGCAAAGCTTCAAGCCCAGGTCCGGATAGGAGGAAAG GGCTCTGCGCGCAGAAAGAAGAAGGTGGTTCACAGAACTGCAACAGCTGATGACAAAAAGCTGCAGAGTTCACTAAAGAAGTTGGCTGTAAACAATATTGCTGGAATTGAGGAG GTGAACATGATCAAGGACGACGGGACTGTGATCCACTTCAACAACCCCAAAGTGCAGGCCTCTCTGTCCGCCAACACCTTCGCCATCACGGGCCATGCCGAGACCAAGCAGCTGACAGAGATGCTTCCGGGCATCCTCAGTCAGCTGGGAGCAGACAGCCTCAGCAGCCTGCGCAAACTGGCAGAACAGTTCCCTCGGCAAG cTCTCGACAGCAAGGCTCCAAAGGCAGAGGACattgaggaggaggatgatgatgttCCAG ATCTGGTGGAGAACTTTGACGAAGCCTCAAAGAACGAGGCGAACTGA